One Archocentrus centrarchus isolate MPI-CPG fArcCen1 chromosome 10, fArcCen1, whole genome shotgun sequence genomic region harbors:
- the LOC115787146 gene encoding uncharacterized protein LOC115787146 — protein sequence MIGRLVSLILLSTLSLSEINVGPRQISLTAVKLGDSVTLTCSVSWDDVGLSYWYKLNFGYMTETIASGSFDKISLQWPFNNSRFSATRVGNVHSLTIRNVNKEDEATYFCQAGAAYVMEFINGTVLAVNDPKTQQKSVTVKQTPDVESVHLGDTMTLQCSLLSKNKTDTVECPGEDKVHWFKGASESHPGIIYHGGIRKREKGRCDYTLSKTITNSSDAGMYYCAVVTCGEILFGEGTKVEMKGFHLFTVLGTLLTCSVVVNFALIFIRKQKPTCEHCKGRMLGASGDQLEIDEVQHKCYGKGEPGQQIEGKYHHPHTLRLDTKPP from the exons ATGATCGGAAGACTTGTCTCTTTGATTCTTCTAAGCACATTGT ctctgagTGAAATTAATGTGGGACCTCGGCAGATCTCTTTGACTGCAGTTAAACTTGGAGACAGTGTGACTCTGACATGCAGTGTCAGTTGGGATGATGTTGGGTTGTCTTACTGGTATAAACTGAATTTTGGATATATGACCGAAACAATTGCCTCAGGAAGTTTTGACAAAATATCACTTCAGTGGCCATTTAACAACTCCAGATTCAGTGCCACAAGAGTAGGTAATGTGCATTCTCTTACCataagaaatgtaaataaagaagATGAAGCAACATACTTCTGTCAAGCAGGAGCGGCATACGTAATGGAATTTATTAATGGCACAGTTTTGGCAGTGAATG ATCCTAAAACTCAGCAGAAATCTGTCACTGTGAAACAAACTCCAGATGTTGAGTCGGTCCATCTGGGCGACACAATGACTCTGCAGTGTTCACTCCTCTCCAAGAACAAAACTGACACAGTTGAGTGTCCAGGTGAAGACAAAGTGCACTGGTTTAAAGGTGCATCAGAATCCCATCCAGGCATCATTTACCATGGCGGtatcagaaagagagagaaagggagatgTGACTACACTCTGTctaaaactataacaaactcATCTGATGCTGGGATGTACTACTGTGCTGTGGTCACATGTGGAGAGATCCTGTTTGGTGAAGGAACTAAAGTGGAGATGa AGGGATTTCACCTCTTTACTGTGCTTGGGACACTGCTGACCTGCTCCGTGGTTGTGAATTTTGCATTAATTTTCATCAGAAAGCAAAAACCAACTTGTGAACATTGCAAAGGTAGGATGCTGGGTGCTAGTGGTGATCAG CTAGAGATTGACGAGGTGCAACACAAATGCTATGggaagggggagccaggacaacAGATAGAGGGCAAATATCATCATCCTCACACTCTGAGATTGGATACCAAGCCCCCTTAA
- the LOC115787494 gene encoding signal-regulatory protein beta-2-like codes for MIGRLLSLILLSTVSLIEMNEGPQQISLIVVKPGDNVTLTCDVSKDLNALFYWHKLNFKFIIEKIASYSFGKMLFEEKFNNSRFSATKVANVHFLTIRNVSKEHEATYYCQAGSSFKIKFINGTVLTVNDPKTQKSVTVKQTPDVESVHLDDTMTLQCSLLSRNKNDTVECPGEDKVHWFKGGSESHPGIIYHGGIRKREKGRCDYSLLRTIMSSSDAGTYYCGVATCGEILFGEGIKMEINGFPLINVLVIQATLLTCSVIVNLVLILARKKKQTCEHCKGKVTGSNNAEQEKSPADQASSEDGEEVELNYVALDFPTRKSSRWKSKKESPEYTIYSGVRECQ; via the exons ATGATCGGAAGACTGCTCTCTTTGATTCTTCTAAGTACAGTGT cTCTGATTGAGATGAATGAGGGACCTCAGCAGATCTCTTTGATTGTGGTTAAACCTGGAGATAATGTGACTCTGACATGCGATGTCAGTAAGGATTTGAATGCCTTGTTTTACTGGCATAAGCtgaattttaaatttattattgaAAAAATTGCCTCATACAGTTTTGGCAAAATGTTATTTGAGGAAAAATTTAACAACTCAAGATTCAGTGCCACAAAAGTAGCAAATGTGCATTTTCTTACCATAAGAAATGTAAGCAAAGAACATGAAGCAACATATTACTGTCAAGCAGGATCATCATtcaaaattaaatttattaaCGGCACAGTTTTGACAGTGAATG ATCCTAAAACTCAGAAATCTGTCACCGTGAAACAAACTCCAGATGTTGAGTCAGTCCATCTGGACGACACAATGACTCTGCAGTGTTCACTCCTCTCCAGGAACAAAAATGACACAGTTGAGTGTCCAGGTGAAGATAAAGTGCACTGGTTTAAAGGGGGATCAGAATCCCATCCAGGCATCATTTACCATGGCGGgatcagaaagagagaaaaagggagaTGTGACTACAGTCTGTTACGAACTATAATGAGCTCATCTGATGCTGGGACGTACTACTGCGGTGTGGCCACATGTGGAGAGATCCTGTTTGGTGAAGGAATTAAAATGGAGATAA ATGGGTTCCCGCTCATTAATGTGCTTGTGATACAGGCAACACTgctgacctgctctgtgattgtgAATTTGGTTCTGATTCTCgccagaaagaaaaaacaaacttgtgaaCACTGCAAAG GAAAAGTAACAGGCTCCAATAATGCTGAACAGGAAAAATCCCCAGCGGATCAAGCGAGCAGTGAG GATGGTGAAGAAGTAGAACTAAACTACGTGGCCCTGGATTTCCCCACAAGAAAATCCTCAAGATGGAAAAGTAAGAAGGAGTCACCAGAATACACCATATACTCTGGCGTTAGAGAGTGCCAGTAA